In Aquabacterium sp. OR-4, the following proteins share a genomic window:
- a CDS encoding helix-turn-helix domain-containing protein, whose amino-acid sequence MSQFSALPRLGLLGDSFLYAGHAGGPRVCRHSVTLVCALTAQPLQLLAAGQRFTGLLMAVRPFTLRHIDAPGQAVGLLDLEPSHGRFSTFTRALAQALGGPPVQVLDAERHQGLLSCVRGFASGALVGRQLQAAVQLQLHALADELPPVPPLAPRVLAMMSALRLEPALPLAALASSVGVSPAHASRSFVEALGITVRQFALALKIQRAAMHFGSDRSLTEVAQLSGFADSAHLSRVWVRCYGASPSRYLDALAQPGPGPGRLDHVWRQPVRLVSA is encoded by the coding sequence ATGAGCCAATTTTCTGCGCTGCCGCGGCTGGGCCTGCTGGGCGACAGCTTTCTTTATGCCGGCCATGCCGGCGGCCCGCGCGTGTGCCGGCATTCGGTGACCCTGGTGTGCGCACTCACCGCCCAGCCGCTGCAGCTGCTGGCCGCCGGCCAGCGCTTCACCGGGCTGCTGATGGCGGTGCGGCCGTTCACGCTGCGCCACATCGATGCCCCCGGCCAGGCCGTGGGCCTGCTTGATCTCGAGCCCTCGCATGGCCGCTTCAGCACCTTCACCCGCGCGCTGGCCCAGGCCCTGGGCGGGCCGCCGGTGCAGGTGCTGGATGCCGAGCGCCACCAGGGCCTGCTGAGCTGCGTGCGCGGCTTTGCCAGCGGTGCCCTGGTGGGCCGGCAGCTGCAGGCCGCGGTGCAGCTGCAGCTGCATGCCCTGGCCGACGAGCTGCCGCCGGTGCCACCGCTGGCGCCGCGCGTGCTGGCCATGATGTCGGCGTTGCGGCTCGAGCCCGCCTTGCCGCTGGCCGCGCTGGCCAGCAGTGTGGGCGTGTCGCCGGCGCATGCCTCGCGCAGCTTTGTCGAGGCGCTGGGCATCACGGTGCGGCAGTTCGCGCTGGCGCTCAAGATCCAGCGCGCGGCCATGCACTTTGGCAGCGACCGCTCGCTCACCGAGGTGGCCCAGCTCTCGGGCTTTGCCGATTCGGCCCACCTGTCGCGGGTGTGGGTGCGCTGCTACGGCGCCAGCCCCTCGCGCTACCTCGACGCGCTGGCCCAGCCCGGGCCCGGGCCCGGGCGGCTTGACCACGTCTGGCGCCAGCCGGTGCGCCTGGTCAGTGCCTGA
- a CDS encoding efflux transporter outer membrane subunit yields the protein MNPHPSRPTGHAGPTGHASPVAARAPARRLSALTLALATLLATGCANLAPTQGTPAAAIPTAWPAGGTAATATASGQPQAGSIGWQALVSDARLRGAIALALQHNRDLRQAALAVQQARAAHDIQSAAQRPTLQATAGASASRTPGQATSSGQASSSRSLSAGLGIAAWEIDLFGRLQNLKDAALESYLQTEQAQRSTQLTLVAELAQAWLSLAADQAQLQLAEQTLKSQRDSLALVQRRQALGVDSALTVAQTEATVESARLAAAAYAAQVAQDRNALDLLAGTAVPAELLPQLPLQTDAAVLVAVPEGLPSSVLQRRPDVLAAEHQLRAAAADIGAARAALYPSISLTASAGTASRSLGQLFQGGAWSFAPSISLPIFDSGARQASLRSAELARDSQLAAYDKTLQTAFREVADALAVRQSLAERLAAQQALVAAYAKALSLSQARQRNGVDTALDVLDAQRSLFAARQALISLQLLEQGNRITLFKVLGGGWADATAAAAG from the coding sequence ATGAACCCGCATCCATCCCGCCCGACCGGCCACGCCGGCCCCACCGGCCACGCCAGCCCCGTGGCCGCCCGTGCCCCCGCCCGACGCCTGTCGGCCCTGACCCTGGCCCTGGCCACGCTGCTGGCCACCGGCTGCGCCAACCTGGCGCCCACCCAGGGCACGCCGGCGGCGGCCATTCCCACGGCCTGGCCGGCCGGCGGCACTGCCGCCACCGCCACCGCCAGCGGCCAGCCGCAGGCCGGCAGCATCGGCTGGCAGGCCCTGGTCAGCGATGCCCGGCTGCGCGGCGCCATCGCGCTGGCGCTGCAGCACAACCGTGATCTGCGCCAGGCCGCGCTGGCCGTGCAGCAGGCGCGCGCCGCGCACGACATCCAGTCGGCCGCGCAGCGCCCCACGCTGCAGGCCACGGCCGGCGCCAGCGCCTCGCGCACACCGGGCCAGGCCACCAGCAGCGGCCAGGCCAGCAGCAGCCGCAGCCTCAGCGCGGGCCTGGGCATCGCGGCCTGGGAGATCGACCTGTTCGGCCGCCTGCAGAACCTGAAGGACGCGGCGCTCGAGAGTTATCTGCAGACCGAGCAGGCCCAGCGCAGCACCCAGCTCACCCTGGTGGCCGAGCTGGCCCAGGCCTGGCTGAGCCTGGCCGCCGACCAGGCCCAGCTGCAGCTGGCCGAGCAGACGCTGAAGAGCCAGCGCGACAGCCTGGCCCTGGTGCAGCGCCGCCAGGCCCTGGGCGTGGACAGCGCCCTCACCGTGGCCCAGACCGAGGCCACGGTGGAAAGCGCCCGCCTGGCCGCCGCGGCCTATGCGGCGCAAGTGGCGCAAGACCGCAACGCGCTGGACCTGCTGGCCGGCACCGCGGTGCCCGCCGAGCTGCTGCCGCAGCTGCCCCTGCAGACCGATGCCGCGGTGCTGGTGGCGGTGCCCGAGGGCCTGCCGTCCAGCGTGCTGCAGCGCCGGCCCGATGTGCTGGCGGCCGAGCACCAGCTGCGTGCCGCGGCGGCCGACATCGGCGCGGCCCGCGCCGCGCTGTACCCCAGCATCAGCCTCACCGCCTCGGCCGGCACCGCCAGCCGCAGCCTGGGCCAGCTGTTCCAGGGCGGGGCCTGGAGCTTTGCGCCCTCGATCAGCCTGCCGATCTTTGACAGCGGTGCGCGCCAGGCCAGCCTGCGCAGCGCCGAGCTGGCCCGCGACAGCCAGCTGGCGGCCTACGACAAGACCCTGCAGACCGCCTTTCGCGAGGTGGCCGATGCACTGGCGGTGCGGCAATCGCTGGCCGAGCGCCTGGCCGCGCAGCAGGCCCTGGTGGCCGCGTACGCCAAGGCGCTGAGCCTGTCGCAGGCGCGCCAGCGCAATGGCGTGGACACCGCCCTCGATGTGCTGGACGCCCAGCGCTCGCTGTTTGCCGCGCGCCAGGCGCTGATCAGCCTGCAGCTGCTGGAGCAGGGCAACCGCATCACGCTGTTCAAGGTGCTGGGCGGCGGCTGGGCCGACGCCACCGCGGCGGCAGCCGGCTGA
- a CDS encoding efflux RND transporter permease subunit, with the protein MARFFIDRPIFAWVLAIVVMLAGAMSITQLPLEQYPDIAPPRVTISASYPGASAKTVEDSVTQVIEQQMKGLDGMLAMSSSSSSAGSASVTISFVSGTNADVAQMQVQNKLQQAMTRLPTTVQSQGVTVTKTGTDFLMVVSFYSADGSANNIEIGDYISSTLVDTISRIEGVGDVTTLGTQHAMRIWLDPAKLAAHALMPSDLTTAINAQNAQVSAGQVGGLPATQGQQLNVTISARSKLSTVAQFQDIALKTSSDGHVVRLGDVARVEMGGESYTVKTSYNGKPAAAMGVKLANDANALGVAQAVNARLAELQPTFPYQLKAVTSYDTTPFVKISIQEVVHTLAEAVLLVVLIMYLFLQNWRATLIPAITVPVVLLGTFGVLAAFGYSINSLTMFGMVLAIGLLVDDAIVVVENVERLMGERGLSPREATRESMREITGALVGIALVLSAVFVPMAFFGGSTGQIYRQFSITVVSAMALSVAVAMTLTPALCATLLKPVDGGGHAARTGLLGRFFGGFNRGFERGAAGLEGLAGRLVRRGGRTLVVYALIVGAMAWMYHRMPTSFLPAEDQGVLMAQVRLPSGSTAERLNNSLEKVQAWLGQQADIAGYTLIIGIGGDQASGNAFIRLKDWSERTGPGQSAAEIASRANRELASLRDAQVFVMQPPTIRGLGSSGGFTVQLQDRNGLGHAALVQARDQFLQLARQNPALRQVRISGLDDAPQFGILIDDKKAGALGVSAADINSTLSTALGGSYVNDFIDAGRVKRVYVQGDAPWRMAPDAIMGWFVRNSAGEMVPFSAFASTRWTHGAPKLERYNGMSAFEIVGDAAEGVSSGTAMQAVQDIIAQLPQGIGYEWAGQSYQERLSGSQAPLLYAVSVLFVFLCMAALYESWSIPFSVMLVVPLGVVGAVGLSSLAGLDNDVYFQVGLLTTVGLAAKNAILIVEFAKMLQDQGMDLVAATLQALRLRLRPILMTSLAFMFGVLPLAIASGAGAASRRAIGTGVLGGMASATLLGLFFVPVFYVLVRRLFGRRRAAPPAQPLVPPGPAHPSTDASQA; encoded by the coding sequence ATGGCCCGTTTTTTCATTGACCGCCCCATCTTCGCCTGGGTGCTCGCCATCGTGGTGATGCTGGCCGGCGCGATGTCCATCACCCAGCTGCCGCTGGAGCAGTACCCCGACATCGCGCCGCCGCGCGTGACCATCAGCGCCAGCTACCCCGGTGCCTCCGCCAAGACCGTGGAAGACTCGGTCACCCAGGTCATCGAGCAGCAGATGAAGGGCCTGGACGGCATGCTGGCCATGTCGTCGAGCAGCAGCTCGGCCGGCAGCGCCAGCGTGACCATCAGCTTCGTCTCGGGCACCAATGCCGACGTGGCGCAGATGCAGGTGCAAAACAAGCTGCAGCAGGCCATGACCCGCCTGCCCACCACGGTGCAGAGCCAGGGCGTCACGGTCACCAAGACCGGCACCGATTTCCTGATGGTGGTGTCGTTCTACTCGGCCGACGGCAGCGCCAACAACATCGAGATCGGCGACTACATCAGCTCGACCCTGGTCGACACCATCAGCCGCATCGAGGGCGTGGGCGATGTCACCACGCTGGGCACCCAGCATGCCATGCGCATCTGGCTCGACCCGGCCAAGCTGGCCGCGCATGCGCTGATGCCGTCCGACCTGACCACCGCCATCAACGCGCAGAACGCGCAGGTCTCGGCCGGCCAGGTGGGTGGCCTGCCGGCCACGCAGGGGCAGCAGCTCAACGTCACGATCTCGGCGCGCAGCAAGCTCAGCACGGTGGCGCAGTTCCAGGACATCGCGCTCAAGACCTCCAGCGACGGCCATGTGGTGCGCCTGGGCGATGTGGCACGGGTCGAGATGGGCGGCGAGAGCTACACCGTCAAGACCAGCTACAACGGCAAGCCCGCCGCGGCCATGGGCGTGAAGCTGGCCAACGACGCCAACGCGCTGGGCGTGGCCCAGGCGGTGAACGCCCGCCTGGCCGAGCTGCAGCCGACCTTCCCCTACCAGCTGAAGGCCGTGACCTCGTACGACACCACGCCCTTCGTCAAGATCTCGATCCAGGAGGTGGTGCACACCCTGGCCGAGGCGGTGCTGCTGGTGGTGCTGATCATGTACCTGTTCCTGCAGAACTGGCGCGCCACGCTGATCCCCGCGATCACCGTGCCGGTGGTGCTGCTGGGCACCTTCGGCGTGCTGGCGGCCTTTGGCTACAGCATCAACAGCCTCACCATGTTCGGCATGGTGCTGGCCATCGGCCTGCTGGTGGACGACGCCATCGTGGTGGTCGAGAACGTCGAGCGCCTGATGGGCGAGCGTGGCCTGTCGCCGCGCGAGGCCACGCGCGAGTCGATGCGCGAGATCACCGGTGCGCTGGTCGGCATCGCGCTGGTGCTGTCGGCGGTGTTCGTGCCGATGGCCTTCTTCGGCGGATCGACCGGCCAGATCTACCGCCAGTTCTCGATCACCGTGGTGTCGGCCATGGCGCTGTCGGTGGCCGTGGCCATGACGCTGACGCCGGCGCTGTGCGCCACGCTGCTCAAGCCGGTGGACGGCGGCGGCCATGCCGCGCGCACCGGCCTGCTGGGGCGCTTTTTCGGCGGCTTCAACCGCGGCTTCGAGCGCGGCGCCGCCGGCCTCGAGGGCCTGGCCGGCCGGCTGGTGCGCCGCGGCGGCCGCACCCTGGTGGTGTATGCGCTGATCGTCGGCGCCATGGCCTGGATGTACCACCGCATGCCCACCTCGTTCCTGCCGGCCGAGGACCAGGGCGTGCTGATGGCCCAGGTGCGCCTGCCCTCGGGGTCGACCGCCGAGCGCCTGAACAACTCGCTCGAGAAGGTGCAGGCCTGGCTCGGCCAGCAGGCCGACATTGCCGGCTACACGCTGATCATCGGCATTGGCGGCGACCAGGCCAGCGGCAATGCCTTCATCCGGCTCAAGGACTGGAGCGAGCGCACCGGCCCGGGCCAGAGCGCCGCCGAGATCGCCAGCCGCGCCAACCGCGAGCTGGCCAGCCTGCGCGACGCCCAGGTGTTCGTCATGCAGCCGCCCACCATCCGCGGCCTGGGCTCCAGCGGCGGTTTCACCGTGCAGCTGCAAGACCGCAACGGCCTGGGCCATGCCGCCCTGGTGCAGGCGCGCGACCAGTTCCTGCAGCTGGCGCGGCAGAACCCGGCGCTGCGCCAGGTGCGCATCAGCGGCCTGGACGACGCGCCGCAGTTCGGCATCCTGATCGACGACAAGAAGGCCGGCGCGCTGGGCGTCTCGGCCGCCGACATCAACAGCACGCTGTCCACCGCGCTGGGCGGCAGCTATGTCAACGACTTCATTGACGCCGGCCGCGTCAAGCGCGTGTATGTGCAGGGTGACGCGCCCTGGCGCATGGCGCCCGACGCGATCATGGGCTGGTTCGTGCGCAACAGCGCGGGCGAGATGGTGCCGTTCTCGGCCTTTGCCAGCACGCGCTGGACGCATGGCGCGCCCAAGCTCGAGCGCTACAACGGCATGAGCGCCTTCGAGATCGTGGGCGACGCGGCCGAGGGCGTGAGCTCGGGCACGGCCATGCAGGCGGTGCAGGACATCATCGCCCAGCTGCCCCAGGGCATCGGCTACGAGTGGGCCGGCCAGAGCTACCAGGAGCGCTTGTCGGGCAGCCAGGCGCCGCTGCTGTACGCGGTGTCGGTGCTGTTCGTGTTCTTGTGCATGGCCGCGCTGTACGAGAGCTGGTCGATCCCGTTCTCGGTGATGCTGGTGGTGCCGCTGGGGGTGGTGGGCGCGGTGGGGCTCAGCTCGCTGGCCGGGCTGGACAACGACGTGTACTTCCAGGTCGGCCTGCTCACCACCGTGGGCCTGGCGGCCAAGAACGCGATCCTGATCGTCGAGTTCGCCAAGATGCTGCAAGACCAGGGCATGGACCTGGTGGCGGCCACGCTGCAGGCCCTGCGCCTGCGCCTGCGCCCGATCCTGATGACCAGCCTGGCCTTCATGTTCGGCGTGCTGCCGCTGGCCATTGCCAGCGGTGCCGGCGCCGCCAGCCGCCGCGCCATCGGCACCGGCGTGCTGGGCGGCATGGCCAGCGCCACGCTGCTGGGCCTGTTTTTCGTGCCGGTGTTCTATGTGCTGGTGCGGCGCCTGTTTGGCCGGCGGCGCGCGGCCCCGCCCGCCCAGCCCCTGGTCCCGCCGGGCCCGGCGCACCCGTCCACCGACGCCTCGCAGGCCTGA
- a CDS encoding efflux RND transporter periplasmic adaptor subunit, with protein MRRPSIAPFVLALASAAVLAACSAGQSATPPAGAATARPLAVGVQLIQPEQVAIATELPGRTTAPQVAEIRPQASGIVLKKLFADGALVRAGQVLFQIDPASYQAAVASAQAAVDKAQAVVQTSQLTAQRRAELLKIEAISQQDVQDAQATLAQAQADLAAARAALATARINLQRTEITSPITGRVDLSTVTVGALVTADQATALTTVRQMDPLQVDITQSSADLLRLKRELASGRLQPLAADARTGSTAKTTQTGKPDPAGQPASATEARVSLVLEDGSTYAHAGRLSVSSPAVNTSTGAVTLRAVFANPDGLLMPGMYVRAQLPTGVAAGALLVPQQAVSRDASGQASVLLVDADNKVRRQAIAATRAVGNRWLVDSGLQAGARVIVEGAQKVKVGDVVQATATPLATAS; from the coding sequence ATGCGTCGCCCCTCGATCGCCCCCTTCGTTCTTGCCCTGGCCAGCGCCGCCGTGCTGGCCGCCTGCAGCGCCGGCCAGAGCGCCACGCCGCCGGCCGGCGCCGCCACCGCGCGGCCCCTGGCGGTGGGCGTGCAGCTGATCCAGCCCGAGCAGGTGGCCATCGCCACCGAGCTGCCCGGCCGCACCACCGCACCGCAGGTGGCCGAGATCCGGCCGCAGGCCAGCGGCATCGTGCTGAAGAAGCTGTTTGCCGATGGCGCGCTGGTGCGCGCCGGCCAGGTGCTGTTCCAGATCGACCCCGCCAGCTACCAGGCCGCGGTGGCCAGTGCCCAGGCTGCGGTGGACAAGGCCCAGGCCGTGGTGCAGACCAGCCAGCTCACCGCGCAGCGCCGCGCCGAGCTGCTGAAGATCGAGGCCATCAGCCAGCAGGATGTGCAGGACGCGCAGGCCACGCTGGCCCAGGCGCAGGCCGACCTGGCCGCCGCCCGCGCCGCATTGGCCACCGCGCGCATCAACCTGCAGCGCACCGAGATCACCAGCCCGATCACCGGCCGGGTCGACCTGTCCACCGTGACCGTGGGCGCCCTGGTCACCGCCGATCAGGCCACGGCACTGACCACCGTGCGCCAGATGGACCCGCTGCAGGTCGACATCACCCAGAGCAGCGCCGACCTGCTGCGCCTGAAGCGCGAGCTGGCCAGCGGCCGGCTGCAGCCGCTGGCGGCCGACGCCAGGACGGGCAGCACCGCCAAGACCACCCAGACCGGCAAGCCCGACCCGGCCGGCCAGCCGGCCAGCGCCACCGAGGCCCGCGTGAGCCTGGTGCTGGAGGACGGCAGCACCTACGCCCATGCCGGCCGCTTGAGCGTGAGCAGCCCGGCGGTCAACACCAGCACCGGCGCCGTGACGCTGCGCGCGGTGTTTGCCAACCCCGATGGCCTGCTGATGCCCGGCATGTACGTGCGCGCCCAGCTGCCCACCGGCGTGGCCGCCGGCGCGCTGCTGGTGCCGCAGCAGGCGGTGAGCCGCGACGCCTCGGGCCAGGCCAGCGTCTTGCTGGTGGACGCCGACAACAAGGTGCGGCGCCAGGCCATTGCCGCCACCCGCGCGGTGGGCAACCGCTGGCTGGTCGACAGCGGCCTGCAGGCCGGCGCCCGGGTGATCGTGGAGGGCGCGCAAAAGGTCAAGGTGGGCGATGTGGTGCAGGCCACGGCAACCCCCCTGGCCACCGCCAGCTGA
- a CDS encoding ATP-binding protein: MALLRSLRSLPRPGITVRLFLAVLGTAGLVVLAMGLAAHWSFSRGFIGFLNHQAVLRMEAALPRLAQAWRSQGSWEFVRDRPDVWFELVGVGPPRPHRADPPPPGPMPPMLASDLLGAGRRLTLLDAQRQRVMGFPLILAETVQREIVVDGQTVGWITIAPLQSVTDDAALRFEFEQLRASLLAGLMALLLAALIAWWVARTLLAPVRAVAAATHRLAAGRHDTRVAVTGHDEVAQLGQDFNQLALTLERNEQTRRDFMADVSHELRTPLAVLRGELEAMEDGVHAPTPEALRLLQAEVRTLTQLVGDLHELALADVGALSYRKTDLDLGALLAQECQALRTACAERQLTLDAGLPATPLPLLADEARLRQLLHNLFSNALRYTDAGGTLRVRLAAQHGQAVLQVDDSKPAVPPELLPRLFERFFRVDASRSRASGGSGLGLAICRSIVLAHGGQIEAQASPLGGLGITVRLPLVRQTAAVRSA, translated from the coding sequence ATGGCTCTCCTGCGCTCGCTGCGTTCACTGCCCCGGCCCGGCATCACCGTGCGCCTGTTTCTCGCCGTGCTGGGCACGGCCGGCCTGGTGGTGCTGGCCATGGGCCTGGCGGCGCACTGGAGCTTCAGCCGCGGCTTCATCGGCTTTCTCAACCACCAGGCCGTGCTGCGCATGGAAGCCGCGCTGCCGCGCCTGGCCCAGGCCTGGCGCAGCCAGGGCAGCTGGGAGTTCGTGCGCGACCGGCCCGATGTGTGGTTCGAGCTGGTGGGCGTGGGCCCGCCGCGGCCGCACCGCGCCGATCCGCCCCCGCCCGGCCCGATGCCGCCGATGCTGGCCTCCGACCTGCTGGGCGCCGGCCGCCGCCTGACGCTGCTGGACGCGCAGCGCCAGCGCGTGATGGGCTTTCCGCTGATCCTGGCCGAGACGGTGCAGCGCGAGATCGTGGTCGATGGCCAGACTGTGGGCTGGATCACCATCGCGCCGCTGCAGAGCGTGACCGACGACGCGGCGCTGCGCTTCGAGTTCGAGCAGCTGCGCGCCAGCCTGCTGGCCGGCCTGATGGCCCTGCTGCTGGCGGCGCTGATCGCCTGGTGGGTGGCGCGCACGCTGCTGGCCCCGGTGCGCGCGGTGGCCGCCGCCACCCACCGCCTGGCCGCCGGCCGGCACGACACCCGCGTGGCCGTGACCGGCCACGACGAGGTGGCCCAGCTGGGCCAGGACTTCAACCAGCTGGCGCTCACGCTCGAGCGCAACGAGCAGACTCGCCGCGACTTCATGGCCGATGTCTCGCACGAGCTGCGCACACCGCTGGCCGTGCTGCGCGGCGAGCTCGAGGCCATGGAGGACGGCGTGCACGCGCCCACGCCCGAGGCCCTGCGCCTGCTGCAGGCCGAGGTGCGCACCCTCACCCAGCTGGTGGGCGATCTGCACGAGCTGGCGCTGGCCGATGTGGGCGCGCTCAGCTACCGCAAGACCGATCTCGACCTGGGCGCGCTGCTGGCGCAGGAATGCCAGGCCCTGCGCACCGCCTGCGCCGAGCGCCAGCTCACGCTGGACGCCGGGCTGCCCGCCACGCCGCTGCCGCTGCTGGCCGACGAGGCGCGGCTGCGCCAGCTGCTGCACAACCTGTTCAGCAATGCGCTGCGCTACACCGACGCCGGCGGCACGCTGCGCGTGCGCCTGGCCGCGCAGCACGGCCAGGCGGTGCTGCAGGTGGACGACTCGAAGCCCGCCGTGCCGCCCGAGCTGCTGCCGCGGCTGTTCGAGCGCTTCTTCCGCGTGGATGCCTCGCGCAGCCGCGCCAGCGGTGGCAGCGGCCTGGGCCTGGCCATCTGCCGCAGCATCGTGCTGGCGCATGGCGGCCAGATCGAGGCCCAGGCCTCGCCGCTGGGCGGCCTGGGCATCACGGTGCGCCTGCCGCTGGTGCGCCAGACCGCCGCCGTGAGATCCGCATGA
- a CDS encoding response regulator, whose protein sequence is MTEPRILVVEDEPRLAQLVADYLRAAQMQAEVLHDGLAVLPAVRARPPDLIVLDLMLPGMDGLGICRALRSFSDVPVLMLTARVEEVDRLIGLEAGADDYVCKPFSPREVVARVKAILRRPRLPVAADGGASAPAPDGLVLDAERHAAQLNGQALPLTPLEFRLLATLAAQPGRVFSRDQLLDRLHDDQRALSDRAIDSHVKNLRRKLQAVDAGLEPIRSIYGVGYRFEL, encoded by the coding sequence ATGACCGAGCCGCGCATCCTGGTGGTGGAAGACGAGCCGCGCCTGGCCCAGCTGGTGGCCGACTACCTGCGCGCCGCGCAGATGCAGGCCGAGGTGCTGCACGACGGCCTGGCCGTGCTGCCGGCGGTGCGCGCCCGGCCGCCCGACCTGATCGTGCTCGACCTGATGCTGCCGGGCATGGACGGCCTGGGCATCTGCCGCGCGCTGCGCAGCTTCAGCGATGTGCCGGTGCTGATGCTCACCGCCCGGGTGGAAGAGGTGGATCGCCTGATCGGCCTGGAGGCCGGCGCCGACGACTACGTGTGCAAGCCCTTCAGCCCGCGCGAGGTGGTGGCCCGGGTCAAGGCCATCCTGCGCCGGCCGCGGCTGCCGGTGGCGGCCGATGGCGGCGCATCGGCGCCCGCGCCGGATGGCCTGGTGCTCGATGCCGAGCGCCACGCGGCGCAGCTCAACGGCCAGGCGCTGCCGCTCACGCCGCTGGAGTTTCGGCTGCTGGCCACGCTGGCGGCGCAGCCGGGCCGCGTGTTCTCGCGCGACCAGCTGCTCGACCGCCTGCATGACGACCAGCGCGCGCTCAGCGACCGCGCCATCGACAGCCATGTCAAGAACCTGCGCCGCAAGCTGCAGGCGGTGGATGCCGGGCTGGAGCCGATCCGCTCGATCTATGGCGTGGGCTACCGTTTCGAACTCTGA
- a CDS encoding class I SAM-dependent methyltransferase — protein MQALLNAIATMDRRADAHRIFHGRGGLHPGCEHWVLDSFAPVFVLTSFQPVSDDELAAVGAALAERWALIAPGEPLNWVAQTRHEGRADTRLMAGRVPEPHAVSEDGALYRVHVAKGQNHGLFLDMAEGRRWVRAHCAAHPGLEVLNLFAYTCAFSVVALLGGARHVLNLDMAQGALSIGQQNHRLNGLAEGASFLAHDLFSTWGKVNRGAPYGLVIVDPPSYQKGSFVATKDYARLIRRLPDLLAPGGHALLCLNAPELPEAFLHEQLQAQAPQLQYLQRLANPPAFGDVSADRALKVLLVRAPG, from the coding sequence TTGCAAGCCCTTTTGAACGCCATCGCCACGATGGACCGTCGCGCCGACGCGCACCGCATCTTCCACGGCCGCGGCGGCCTGCACCCGGGCTGCGAGCACTGGGTGCTGGACAGCTTTGCGCCCGTGTTCGTGCTCACCAGCTTCCAGCCCGTCAGCGACGATGAACTGGCCGCCGTGGGCGCGGCGCTGGCCGAGCGCTGGGCACTGATCGCCCCCGGCGAGCCGCTGAACTGGGTGGCGCAGACCCGCCACGAAGGCCGCGCCGACACCCGCCTGATGGCCGGCCGCGTGCCCGAGCCGCATGCCGTGTCGGAAGACGGCGCGCTGTACCGCGTGCATGTGGCCAAGGGCCAGAACCACGGCCTGTTTCTCGACATGGCCGAGGGCCGGCGCTGGGTGCGCGCGCACTGCGCCGCCCATCCCGGCCTGGAGGTGCTGAACCTGTTTGCCTACACCTGCGCGTTCTCGGTGGTGGCGCTGCTGGGCGGCGCACGCCATGTGCTCAACCTCGACATGGCCCAGGGTGCGCTGTCGATCGGCCAGCAGAACCACCGCCTGAACGGCCTGGCCGAGGGCGCCAGCTTTCTGGCGCACGACCTGTTCAGCACCTGGGGCAAGGTCAACCGCGGCGCGCCCTACGGCCTGGTGATCGTTGACCCGCCCAGCTACCAGAAGGGCAGCTTCGTGGCCACCAAGGACTACGCCCGCCTGATCCGCCGCCTGCCCGATCTGCTGGCCCCCGGCGGCCACGCGCTGCTGTGCCTGAACGCGCCCGAGCTGCCCGAGGCCTTTCTGCACGAGCAGCTGCAGGCCCAGGCGCCGCAGCTGCAGTATCTGCAGCGCCTGGCCAACCCGCCGGCCTTTGGCGATGTCTCGGCCGACCGGGCGCTGAAGGTGTTGCTGGTGCGCGCGCCCGGGTGA
- a CDS encoding RNA-binding S4 domain-containing protein has product MQQIDFTLRGEFIPLDSLLKATGAAPSGAIAKMMVAEGRVRVDGQDELRKTAKIRAGQVVQFSAGAQGLRIRVLAATDPAAA; this is encoded by the coding sequence ATGCAACAGATCGACTTCACGCTGCGCGGCGAGTTCATCCCGCTCGACAGCCTGCTCAAGGCCACCGGCGCCGCGCCCAGCGGCGCCATCGCCAAGATGATGGTGGCCGAGGGCCGGGTGCGGGTGGATGGCCAGGACGAGCTGCGCAAGACGGCCAAGATCCGCGCCGGCCAGGTGGTGCAGTTCTCGGCCGGTGCGCAGGGCCTGCGCATCCGCGTGCTGGCGGCCACCGACCCGGCCGCTGCATAA